Part of the Tetragenococcus koreensis genome, GCTTTAATTGAATGCATTCTATTTTCTGCTTCTTCAAATTGACGCGCATGTTTACTTCTAAATGCTTCGTCAGTAATTTCCATTTCGTCGATTCCAAATTTTTCAGAAACCATTTTTCCATATTGCGTTTTAGTATCATGAAAAGCAGGTAAACAATGCAGAATAATTAAATTATCATCTTGGTTTCCTGTCTTTTTAACCATGTCCATATTAATTTGGTATGGTTTCAACAAATTAACGCGCTCTTCAAACTTATCTTCTTCCCCCATTGATACCCAAACGTCGGTGTATAAGACATTAGCATCCTTAACGCCTTTTTCTACATCATCAGTTACCATTAACTGAGCCCCAGATTCTTTGGCAAATTTTTCAGCGTAATCAACTACTTCTTGGGTAGGCGACAATTCTTTTGGCGCGCAAATCCGTACGTTCACACCTAAGATCGCTCCGGTTACTAAAAGACTGTTTGCCATATTATTACGACCATCGCCGACATAAACTAACGTAATGTCTTCTAAATGTCCAAAAGCTTCTTTAACAGTCATAAAGTCAGCAATCATTTGAGTAGGATGCCATTGGTCAGTTAGTCCATTCCATACAGGAACGCCAGAATACTCCGCTAACTCTTCTACTGTTTCCTGGCTAAACCCACGAAATTCAATCCCATCAAACATACTACCTAATACAATTGCAGTATCTTCAACAGATTCTTTTTTCCCTAATTGAATATCATTTGCGCCTAAAAATTCGGGATGAGCACCTAAGTCAATAGCTGCTGTGGTAAATGCAGAACGTGTTCTTGTTGAATTTTTTTCAAACAATAGTGCAATATTTTTACCTTCTAAATAATGATGCGGTACACCTCTTTTTTTCAAATCTTTTAGATGTAAACTAAGATCAATAAGATATTCTAACTCCCCACGAGTAAAATCTTTTTCAGCTAATAAACTACGTCCTTGAAATACTGATGTCATTGTAATCTCTCCTATTCTCTATTTTGTAAGATCTTCACGATATAACGGCATACTCATACAACGAGGTCCACCACGTCCACGTACTAATTCACTACCAGGAATATAATTTAATTTTACTCCTGCTCTTTCTAATGCTTTGTTAGTTACTGTATTACGATCGTATACAACAACTTCGCCGGGGGCAATCGTTAGCGTATTTGATCCATCATTCCATTGTTCTCTTGCAGCAGCTGTAATGTTCCCATCTCCACAACGAATCAATTGTACAGAATCACGATTTAAATACTTCGCTAAAATACGTTCTAGCGTATCTTCCTCTCGAGTAATATTTAGTTCACCATTTTCTTTAGGCGTAATAGAATAAACTTCTAAAGCGCCTTCAATCTCAGGATGAATCGTGAATTTGTCATAGTCAATCATTGTAAAAACGGTATCCAAATGCATAAATTTCCGATATTCACCAATGTTAAAAGCTAATACACAATTGAAACCTAGTTCTTGTTCAAAAATGTTTTTTGCTAATTTTTCAATAGATGCCGCATCCGTCCGCTGTGAAATACCGACAGCTAATACATCTTTAGAAAGTACTAACTCGTCACCGCCTTCAATTCGAGTTGTATCATTGCGGTCATAAACCTTAGGAACTTCTTGTCCAGCAAAACGTGGATGGTAATCAAATATATATTGACCATATATCGTTTCTCTTTGTCTTGTTACCGAATACATATGATTTAAAGAAACCCCATTACCCATTGTAGCAAAATTATCTCGAGTAAAATATAAGTTAGGCATCGGATCAATGATAAATGAATAGTCACTTTCTATCATATCTGTCAAACCTTCAACTTTGTACTCTGGCATTTCAACTTTTTGAATGCCAGCAATCGTCTTATCGATTAGTTTGCGGTTATCTTTAATCCCAACTAGCATTTCTTTTACTTTTTCTTTTACCGCATGGCCACGAATCCCTGCTTCGTCCAAATATTGATCGATAAATTGTATCCGTATTTCTTCATTTACTAATGATTCCGCTGCCAAATCTTCTAAGTAAACGACCTCTACTCCTTTTTCACGTAATACTTTCGCAAAATGATCATGTTCTTTTTGTGCTTGCTCTAGAAATGGAATATCATCAAACAACAATCTTTCTAGATAATCAGGCATCAAATTTTCCAATTCTTTTCCAGGTCGATGAAGCATTACTGTTTCAAGCTTCCCTATTTCTGAAAAAACATTAATTGGCTTACTCATAGTGTAAATCCTCCTTTATTTATCTTGCAAATTAAGAATAGCAAATTTTTAGTCTAATATTGTGAAGTATCCATCAAAAAGAAAGAAGAGTATACAACATTATTCAATTATCCGTATACTTTCGCCCGAAAAGAATGCGCTTTCTTTGAAAATAGCAAATATTTGTTGTATATTTACCATTATTTTTTTCCTTTTATTCATAATTTTTTTATTACTCACTCTATAAGGATTGTGTTTTTTTACACAAATAAACAATTAAACATTTTTACCTTTTGAGAAAACTTAAAATAAAATGTAAAGAAAAAGTACGCAATAATTGTTATAATATAATGAGATAGTAAACATACTTGGTAAAATTTAACCAAAAGGTGGTAAAAAAATTGAAACGCTCACAGCGACAAGCTATTATAAAGAAAGTCGTTACTGAAAACGAAATCACTACTCAGAAAAAATTGTTAGATTTACTTAAAAAAGAGAATGTCTCCACTACACAAGCTACAATCTCTCGTGACATACGAGAATTAAACATTGCAAAGGTAGAAGATGAAAGTGGAAAATCATATTACCGAATACTAAATAATTCCGTTCTGGGAATGAAAAAGACACAAGAAGAACGATTAAGCGATATCATCATTGAAACCGGTGTCTCTTTAACCCAGATAGAATTTACTAATTTATTAACCGTACTCCCAGGAAACGGTAATGCAATTGGAGTACTAATTGATAGAGTTCGGGTAGAAAATAGCAGTAAGATCGTTGGCTGTATAGCTGGTGATGATACTATTTTAATTCTTTCAAAAAATAAAGAAGACGCTCGTATGGTAAATGAATATTTCAGACAATATTTATTCCATACTTTATGACAAAAAGTCATTGAATAAATCGCGATGTTGAAAGTCCTTGTCTTACAAGGATTAACGATTGTAATAAAAAAGAAATCGGAAGGTAAAACCCTATGAAATGAGGATTTGGCCTTTCCGATTTCTATTTTTTTAGAATTTCACGGTATAAATGAAAATAGAAAAAAGAATCATAAGAAAAGCCGACAAATCGAGCGATTTCCACTATAATAGTAGTAACGACAAAACTAAATAGGAGGCTTTTCTTATGAATTCTGAAACTATTGTACCATACAATATCAACTTATTTGAAGATTTTGATTGCGGACCGCTTCAAGAGTTTGAAGCTCTATTAAATCAGATCCCTTACCAGCACTTGATCCAGGAATTAGATGACCGACGTGCGAGCGGACGCGATGATTGGCCGAACGACGCGATGTTTCGCTGCTGGATTGCGATGTTTGTCTTCCATCATCAAGGGCCCACGGAGTTAATCAATGAACTTGAGCGGAATCCTTTTTTACGTCATGCTTGTCATCTTGAACCACGCTACAATCGAAAAAACGGCCGCAAAAGTTTAGCTCCTAGTCCTTCAGCTTTCACACGATTTCAAAGGCGACTGATCGATGTTCAAGACCTGCTCGACGCCCTATTTGCCCATATGACCGAGGAGCTACAAGAAGCGCTCTCCGA contains:
- the arcA gene encoding arginine deiminase, whose protein sequence is MSKPINVFSEIGKLETVMLHRPGKELENLMPDYLERLLFDDIPFLEQAQKEHDHFAKVLREKGVEVVYLEDLAAESLVNEEIRIQFIDQYLDEAGIRGHAVKEKVKEMLVGIKDNRKLIDKTIAGIQKVEMPEYKVEGLTDMIESDYSFIIDPMPNLYFTRDNFATMGNGVSLNHMYSVTRQRETIYGQYIFDYHPRFAGQEVPKVYDRNDTTRIEGGDELVLSKDVLAVGISQRTDAASIEKLAKNIFEQELGFNCVLAFNIGEYRKFMHLDTVFTMIDYDKFTIHPEIEGALEVYSITPKENGELNITREEDTLERILAKYLNRDSVQLIRCGDGNITAAAREQWNDGSNTLTIAPGEVVVYDRNTVTNKALERAGVKLNYIPGSELVRGRGGPRCMSMPLYREDLTK
- a CDS encoding arginine repressor, whose amino-acid sequence is MKRSQRQAIIKKVVTENEITTQKKLLDLLKKENVSTTQATISRDIRELNIAKVEDESGKSYYRILNNSVLGMKKTQEERLSDIIIETGVSLTQIEFTNLLTVLPGNGNAIGVLIDRVRVENSSKIVGCIAGDDTILILSKNKEDARMVNEYFRQYLFHTL
- the argF gene encoding ornithine carbamoyltransferase gives rise to the protein MTSVFQGRSLLAEKDFTRGELEYLIDLSLHLKDLKKRGVPHHYLEGKNIALLFEKNSTRTRSAFTTAAIDLGAHPEFLGANDIQLGKKESVEDTAIVLGSMFDGIEFRGFSQETVEELAEYSGVPVWNGLTDQWHPTQMIADFMTVKEAFGHLEDITLVYVGDGRNNMANSLLVTGAILGVNVRICAPKELSPTQEVVDYAEKFAKESGAQLMVTDDVEKGVKDANVLYTDVWVSMGEEDKFEERVNLLKPYQINMDMVKKTGNQDDNLIILHCLPAFHDTKTQYGKMVSEKFGIDEMEITDEAFRSKHARQFEEAENRMHSIKAIMAATLGNLFIPRV